From Scomber scombrus chromosome 9, fScoSco1.1, whole genome shotgun sequence, one genomic window encodes:
- the canx gene encoding calnexin isoform X2, with translation MDQRVWLSVLLALGLVCLSLAPVSRADDVMEDALGDDVDVEDELDLDVAGVEDDEEELDLQDEAADAPKAPAIPKVTYKAPEPMGEHFFAESFDRGTLEGWVVSSAKKEGADEDIAKYDGKWAVEEMRDSKLPGDKGLVLKSRAKHHAISAQMLRPFTFDTKPLIIQYEVNFQSGIDCGGAYVKLLTQTPDLDLDHFVDKTGYTIMFGPDKCGEEYKLHFIFRHQNPKTGEYEEKHAKKPDADLRTYYTDKKTHLYTLVVNPDNTFEVLVDQTVVNSGSLLTDVTPAVNPPAEIEDPDDQKPEDWDERAKIQDPAAAKPEDWDEDAPAQIPDEDAVKPDGWLDDEPEYIGDPDAVKPEDWDEDMDGEWEAPQVPNPACETAPGCGAWKRPMIDNPNHKGKWKAPMIDNPNYQGVWKPRKIANPAFFEDLHPFRMSAFSAVGLELWSMTSDIFFDNFFISNDKITADRWATDGWGLKKAAEGAADPGLATQMLNAAEERPWLWVVYVLTVALPIVLIVVFCCTGKKKSEAATPAAEYKKTDEPQPDVKEEEEEEEEEEKAEQAEKSSPASAEKSDGEENAPEKEEEEEAEEEEEEEEEGEGEEKEEEELEDDVLRRSPRNRKVRRD, from the exons aTGGATCAGCGGGTTTGGTTAAGTGTTCTTCTGGCGTTGGGCCTCGTCTGCCTCAGCCTGGCTCCCGTCTCTCGGGCCGATGACGTGATGGAAGACGCTCTGGGAGACGACGTGGACGTAGAAGACGAGCTGGATCTGGACGTAGCCGGAGtcgaagatgatgaagaggagctgGACCTGCAGGACGAAGCTGCGGACGCTCCGAAGGCCCCGGCCATACCTAAG gtcaCCTACAAAGCTCCAGAACCCATGGGGGAACATTTCTTCGCTGAGAGCTTTGACAGGGGGACACTTGAAGG GTGGGTGGTGTCGAGCGCCAAGAAGGAAGGTGCTGATGAAGATATCGCCAAGTATGATG gtaaATGGGCGGTGGAGGAGATGAGGGACAGTAAGCTTCCCGGTGATAAAGGTTTGGTTCTGAAGTCCAGAGCTAAACATCACGCCATCTCTGCTCAGATGCTGCGACCTTTCACCTTCGACACCAAACCGCTCATCATCCA gtatGAGGTGAACTTCCAGTCAGGCATCGACTGCGGCGGCGCTTACGTCAAACTGCTGACTCAGACTCCAGACCTCGACCTG GACCACTTTGTGGATAAGACCGGGTACACCATCATGTTCGGACCTGATAAATGTGGAGAAGAATACAAGCTGCACTTCATCTTCAGACACCAGAACCCCAAAACTGGAGAATACGAAGAGAAACACGCCAAGAAACCCGACGCTGACCTGAGGACCTACTACACTGATAAGAAGACACATCTGTACACTCtgg TGGTGAACCCTGACAACACCTTTGAGGTTCTGGTGGACCAGACGGTGGTGAACAGCGGCAGCCTGCTGACGGATGTGACCCCCGCTGTGAACCCCCCCGCTGAGATCGAGGACCCCGACGACCAGAAACCAGAGGACTGGGACGAGAGGGCCAAGATCCAGGACCCTGCTGCCGCCAAGCCCGAGGACTG ggacGAGGACGCTCCCGCTCAGATTCCCGATGAAGACGCAGTGAAACCAGACGGCTGGTTGGACGATGAGCCCGAGTACATCGGAGACCCCGACGCCGTCAAACCTGAGGACTG GGACGAGGACATGGACGGCGAATGGGAAGCTCCTCAGGTGCCTAACCCCGCCTGTGAGACCGCCCCCGGCTGCGGAGCCTGGAAACGACCAATGATTGACAACCCCAACCACAAGGGCAAGTGGAAGGCACCGATGATCGATAACCCCAACTACCAG GGCGTCTGGAAGCCGAGGAAGATCGCCAACCCGGCATTCTTCGAGGACCTGCACCCCTTCAGGATGAGCGCCTTCAGCGCCGTCGGGCTCGAGCTCTGGTCCATGACGTCAGACATCTTCTTCGATAACTTCTTCATCTCCAACGACAAAATCACAGCCGACCGTTGGGCCACCGACGGGTGGGGCCTGAAGAAGGCTGCAGAGGGAGCCGCTGAT CCCGGTCTTGCCACCCAGATGTTGAACGCAGCAGAGGAGCGTCCCTGGCTTTGGGTCGTTTACGTTCTGACTGTCGCGTTACCCATCGTCCTCATCGTCGTCTTCTGCTGCACCGgaaag AAGAAGAGCGAAGCAGCGACGCCGGCGGCTGAATACAAGAAGACAGACGAGCCTCAGCCTGatgtgaaggaggaggaagaggaggaggaagaggaggagaaggctgAGCAAGCTGAGAAGAGCAGTCCAG CTTCAGCGGAGAAGAGCGACGGAGAGGAAAACGCTccagagaaagaagaagaagaagaagcagaggaggaagaggaagaggaggaagaaggagagggagaagagaaggaggaagaggag CTGGAGGACGACGTTCTGCGGAGATCTCCGAGGAACAGGAAGGTCAGAAGGGACTAA
- the canx gene encoding calnexin isoform X1, with translation MDQRVWLSVLLALGLVCLSLAPVSRADDVMEDALGDDVDVEDELDLDVAGVEDDEEELDLQDEAADAPKAPAIPKVTYKAPEPMGEHFFAESFDRGTLEGWVVSSAKKEGADEDIAKYDGKWAVEEMRDSKLPGDKGLVLKSRAKHHAISAQMLRPFTFDTKPLIIQYEVNFQSGIDCGGAYVKLLTQTPDLDLDHFVDKTGYTIMFGPDKCGEEYKLHFIFRHQNPKTGEYEEKHAKKPDADLRTYYTDKKTHLYTLVVNPDNTFEVLVDQTVVNSGSLLTDVTPAVNPPAEIEDPDDQKPEDWDERAKIQDPAAAKPEDWDEDAPAQIPDEDAVKPDGWLDDEPEYIGDPDAVKPEDWDEDMDGEWEAPQVPNPACETAPGCGAWKRPMIDNPNHKGKWKAPMIDNPNYQGVWKPRKIANPAFFEDLHPFRMSAFSAVGLELWSMTSDIFFDNFFISNDKITADRWATDGWGLKKAAEGAADPGLATQMLNAAEERPWLWVVYVLTVALPIVLIVVFCCTGKKKSEAATPAAEYKKTDEPQPDVKEEEEEEEEEEKAEQAEKSSPASAEKSDGEENAPEKEEEEEAEEEEEEEEEGEGEEKEEEEKLEDDVLRRSPRNRKVRRD, from the exons aTGGATCAGCGGGTTTGGTTAAGTGTTCTTCTGGCGTTGGGCCTCGTCTGCCTCAGCCTGGCTCCCGTCTCTCGGGCCGATGACGTGATGGAAGACGCTCTGGGAGACGACGTGGACGTAGAAGACGAGCTGGATCTGGACGTAGCCGGAGtcgaagatgatgaagaggagctgGACCTGCAGGACGAAGCTGCGGACGCTCCGAAGGCCCCGGCCATACCTAAG gtcaCCTACAAAGCTCCAGAACCCATGGGGGAACATTTCTTCGCTGAGAGCTTTGACAGGGGGACACTTGAAGG GTGGGTGGTGTCGAGCGCCAAGAAGGAAGGTGCTGATGAAGATATCGCCAAGTATGATG gtaaATGGGCGGTGGAGGAGATGAGGGACAGTAAGCTTCCCGGTGATAAAGGTTTGGTTCTGAAGTCCAGAGCTAAACATCACGCCATCTCTGCTCAGATGCTGCGACCTTTCACCTTCGACACCAAACCGCTCATCATCCA gtatGAGGTGAACTTCCAGTCAGGCATCGACTGCGGCGGCGCTTACGTCAAACTGCTGACTCAGACTCCAGACCTCGACCTG GACCACTTTGTGGATAAGACCGGGTACACCATCATGTTCGGACCTGATAAATGTGGAGAAGAATACAAGCTGCACTTCATCTTCAGACACCAGAACCCCAAAACTGGAGAATACGAAGAGAAACACGCCAAGAAACCCGACGCTGACCTGAGGACCTACTACACTGATAAGAAGACACATCTGTACACTCtgg TGGTGAACCCTGACAACACCTTTGAGGTTCTGGTGGACCAGACGGTGGTGAACAGCGGCAGCCTGCTGACGGATGTGACCCCCGCTGTGAACCCCCCCGCTGAGATCGAGGACCCCGACGACCAGAAACCAGAGGACTGGGACGAGAGGGCCAAGATCCAGGACCCTGCTGCCGCCAAGCCCGAGGACTG ggacGAGGACGCTCCCGCTCAGATTCCCGATGAAGACGCAGTGAAACCAGACGGCTGGTTGGACGATGAGCCCGAGTACATCGGAGACCCCGACGCCGTCAAACCTGAGGACTG GGACGAGGACATGGACGGCGAATGGGAAGCTCCTCAGGTGCCTAACCCCGCCTGTGAGACCGCCCCCGGCTGCGGAGCCTGGAAACGACCAATGATTGACAACCCCAACCACAAGGGCAAGTGGAAGGCACCGATGATCGATAACCCCAACTACCAG GGCGTCTGGAAGCCGAGGAAGATCGCCAACCCGGCATTCTTCGAGGACCTGCACCCCTTCAGGATGAGCGCCTTCAGCGCCGTCGGGCTCGAGCTCTGGTCCATGACGTCAGACATCTTCTTCGATAACTTCTTCATCTCCAACGACAAAATCACAGCCGACCGTTGGGCCACCGACGGGTGGGGCCTGAAGAAGGCTGCAGAGGGAGCCGCTGAT CCCGGTCTTGCCACCCAGATGTTGAACGCAGCAGAGGAGCGTCCCTGGCTTTGGGTCGTTTACGTTCTGACTGTCGCGTTACCCATCGTCCTCATCGTCGTCTTCTGCTGCACCGgaaag AAGAAGAGCGAAGCAGCGACGCCGGCGGCTGAATACAAGAAGACAGACGAGCCTCAGCCTGatgtgaaggaggaggaagaggaggaggaagaggaggagaaggctgAGCAAGCTGAGAAGAGCAGTCCAG CTTCAGCGGAGAAGAGCGACGGAGAGGAAAACGCTccagagaaagaagaagaagaagaagcagaggaggaagaggaagaggaggaagaaggagagggagaagagaaggaggaagaggag aAGCTGGAGGACGACGTTCTGCGGAGATCTCCGAGGAACAGGAAGGTCAGAAGGGACTAA